A single region of the Pseudomonas granadensis genome encodes:
- a CDS encoding sulfate ABC transporter substrate-binding protein, which translates to MKKLFGASLLAAGLALANIAQAAPTLLNVSYDVMRDFYKDYNTAFQKHWQAEHNENITVQMSFGGSSKQARSVIDGLPADVITMNMATDINALADNGKLVPENWVTRLPNNSAPFTSATVFIVRKGNPKALKDWPDLLKDGVQVIVPNPKTSGNGRYTYLSAWGYVLKNGGDEDKAKEFVGKLFKQAPVLDTGGRAATTTFMTNQIGDVLVTFENEAEMIAREFGRDQFEVVYPSVSAEAEPPVSVVDKVVDKKGSRAAADEYLKYLWSPEGQEIAAANYLRPRDPAVLAKYTDRFPKVDFLSVEKTFGDWRTVQKTHFNDGGVFDQIYTGQ; encoded by the coding sequence GTGAAAAAACTTTTTGGCGCCTCACTTCTCGCCGCCGGCCTGGCCTTGGCCAACATTGCTCAGGCAGCGCCGACGCTGCTTAACGTTTCCTACGACGTAATGCGCGATTTCTACAAGGATTACAACACTGCGTTCCAGAAGCACTGGCAGGCCGAGCACAACGAGAACATCACCGTACAGATGTCTTTCGGTGGTTCGAGCAAACAGGCGCGTTCGGTGATTGATGGTCTGCCGGCGGATGTCATCACCATGAACATGGCCACCGACATCAACGCCCTCGCCGACAACGGCAAACTGGTGCCGGAGAACTGGGTCACGCGCCTGCCGAACAACAGCGCACCGTTCACCTCGGCCACGGTGTTCATCGTCCGCAAGGGCAACCCGAAAGCCCTGAAAGACTGGCCGGACCTGCTCAAGGACGGCGTGCAGGTGATCGTGCCGAACCCGAAAACCTCGGGCAACGGCCGCTACACCTACCTGTCGGCCTGGGGGTATGTGCTGAAGAATGGCGGTGACGAAGACAAAGCCAAGGAGTTCGTCGGCAAATTGTTCAAACAAGCGCCGGTGCTGGACACCGGTGGCCGCGCCGCGACCACCACGTTCATGACCAACCAGATTGGCGACGTGCTGGTGACCTTCGAAAATGAGGCAGAAATGATCGCCCGCGAATTTGGCCGTGATCAGTTTGAAGTGGTCTACCCAAGCGTGTCCGCCGAAGCCGAGCCGCCGGTGTCGGTGGTCGATAAAGTTGTCGACAAGAAAGGTTCGCGTGCGGCGGCTGATGAATATCTGAAGTACCTGTGGTCGCCTGAAGGCCAGGAAATTGCTGCGGCCAACTACCTGCGCCCACGAGATCCGGCGGTGCTGGCGAAGTACACCGATCGCTTCCCGAAAGTGGATTTCCTTTCGGTGGAAAAGACGTTTGGTGACTGGCGCACGGTGCAGAAGACGCACTTCAATGATGGTGGGGTGTTTGACCAGATTTACACGGGCCAATAA
- a CDS encoding ion transporter: MDSSNNWRERLYVMIFQSDTPAGRRFDGILLLIILASLVIVMLDSIDSVHRNYADLLAYIEWGFTAIFLGEYILRLYCSPKPLRYAFSFYGLVDLLAIVPGILALYYSDAQYLLIIRIIRMLRIFRVLKLSPYLKQANYLMSALRGSKQKIVVFLVSVCTLVTVFGTLMYVIEGPEHGFTSIPKGIYWAIVTLTTVGFGDIVPKTPLGQVISSLVMITGYSIIAVPTGIFTAELANAMRGEQLQHECPGCQKKSHEQSAAFCSRCGSQLFKKLE, encoded by the coding sequence ATGGACAGCAGCAACAATTGGCGCGAACGGCTTTACGTGATGATTTTCCAGAGCGACACCCCGGCCGGGCGTCGCTTCGACGGCATCCTGCTATTGATCATCCTCGCCAGCCTGGTGATTGTGATGCTCGACAGCATCGACAGCGTTCACCGTAATTACGCGGACCTTTTGGCCTACATCGAGTGGGGCTTCACGGCGATCTTTCTCGGCGAATACATCCTGCGTCTGTACTGCTCGCCGAAACCGCTGCGCTATGCCTTCAGCTTTTACGGGCTGGTGGATCTGCTGGCAATCGTGCCGGGGATTCTCGCCCTGTATTACAGCGATGCGCAGTACCTGCTGATCATCCGCATCATTCGGATGCTGCGGATTTTCCGCGTGCTCAAGCTCAGCCCGTACCTCAAGCAAGCCAACTACCTGATGTCGGCGCTGCGCGGCAGCAAACAGAAAATTGTCGTGTTTCTGGTCAGCGTCTGCACGTTGGTTACGGTGTTCGGCACGCTGATGTACGTGATCGAAGGCCCGGAACACGGTTTTACCAGCATTCCCAAAGGCATCTATTGGGCGATCGTCACGCTGACCACCGTGGGCTTCGGCGATATCGTGCCGAAGACGCCGCTGGGCCAGGTGATTTCGTCGTTGGTGATGATCACCGGTTATTCGATCATCGCCGTGCCTACCGGCATTTTCACCGCGGAACTGGCCAACGCCATGCGCGGCGAACAGCTACAACATGAATGCCCGGGGTGTCAGAAAAAGAGCCACGAACAGAGCGCGGCGTTCTGTTCGCGATGCGGCAGTCAGCTGTTCAAGAAACTGGAATAA